In the genome of Terribacillus sp. FSL K6-0262, one region contains:
- the sigK gene encoding RNA polymerase sporulation sigma factor SigK, protein MSIIGAIGLLLKEAMFFVSYVKNHAFPQPLPPEEEALHIEKMQQGDEESRNKLIEHNLRLVAHIVKKFENTGEDAEDLISIGTIGLIKGIESYSSDKGTKLATYAARCIENEILMHLRALKKTKKDISLHDPIGQDKEGNEISLIDILQADNEDIIEYIQLNMEVEKIKEYIDILDGREKEVIISRYGLNNEEDMTQREIAKKLNISRSYVSRIEKRALMKIFHEYYRQHRT, encoded by the coding sequence ATGAGTATCATCGGTGCAATCGGACTTCTGCTGAAAGAAGCGATGTTCTTCGTTTCCTACGTCAAGAACCACGCATTCCCTCAACCGCTCCCTCCCGAGGAAGAAGCACTGCATATTGAAAAGATGCAGCAAGGGGATGAAGAGAGCCGCAACAAGTTGATTGAACATAATCTGCGTCTCGTCGCGCATATCGTGAAAAAGTTCGAGAACACAGGAGAAGACGCAGAGGATCTTATTTCCATCGGCACGATCGGACTGATCAAAGGAATTGAAAGTTATTCGAGTGATAAAGGTACAAAACTTGCTACATATGCAGCTAGATGTATCGAAAACGAAATCCTCATGCATCTGCGAGCCTTGAAGAAGACCAAGAAAGATATATCCCTGCATGATCCAATCGGTCAGGATAAGGAAGGGAACGAAATCAGCCTTATTGACATACTCCAAGCGGATAATGAAGATATCATCGAATATATCCAGCTGAATATGGAAGTAGAGAAAATCAAAGAGTATATCGATATATTGGATGGACGTGAAAAAGAAGTGATCATAAGCCGCTATGGGCTCAATAACGAAGAAGATATGACACAGCGCGAAATTGCGAAGAAATTGAATATATCCCGCAGTTATGTTTCCCGAATCGAAAAACGTGCCCTGATGAAGATTTTCCATGAATACTACCGACAGCACAGGACATAA
- the mnhG gene encoding monovalent cation/H(+) antiporter subunit G has product MIQKMIEIILDLLVILFLGGGAFIMFTASVGVLRFPDIYTRLHAASKGSTLGVAGILIGAFIFHYTEYGIISGKLILGVLFIMLTAPVASHLISRAAHHRGAKPYGTLKDQYQEAIDAEKRRQKQQKKSK; this is encoded by the coding sequence TTGATACAGAAAATGATTGAAATCATCCTGGACTTGCTTGTCATCCTCTTCTTGGGAGGCGGTGCTTTCATTATGTTCACAGCTTCCGTCGGTGTACTGCGTTTTCCTGATATTTATACAAGGCTTCACGCAGCCAGTAAAGGCTCCACGCTTGGTGTAGCCGGCATACTCATCGGCGCTTTTATTTTCCATTACACAGAGTATGGGATCATTAGCGGAAAACTGATTCTTGGTGTATTGTTTATCATGCTGACTGCCCCAGTTGCCAGCCATCTGATATCCAGAGCGGCACATCATCGCGGTGCAAAACCATATGGAACATTAAAGGATCAGTATCAGGAAGCGATTGATGCAGAGAAACGAAGACAAAAACAACAAAAGAAATCAAAGTGA
- a CDS encoding IS30 family transposase — protein sequence MSYSHLTTIERGKLETLYKLGWSARRIAKELGRHHSTISRELERNSEGSYKADSADRMYQKRREFCIPKGKWKEELRVVIEEKLKLTWSPEQIQGRLGIISFKTIYRWMNQRRFSVDHQVFRQKGKRQKPRETRGRFNIGTSIKERPKDVKDRKSAGHWELDTVVSSRGKSKGCFGTFAERKTRFFLAVKMNDRSARSMKEAISQVAASMPKEIFKTATTDRGKEFACYQEIENEMDISVYFADPYAPWQRGTNENSNGLLREFFPKKTDLASVSEDEIHQALYLINHRPRKILGWKTPYEAFQEELSHLD from the coding sequence ATGAGCTATTCCCATCTTACTACAATTGAACGAGGAAAACTAGAAACACTATACAAGCTTGGCTGGTCTGCACGTCGTATCGCAAAGGAGTTAGGGAGACACCATTCGACTATTTCCAGAGAATTGGAGCGTAACAGTGAGGGCAGCTATAAAGCTGACTCTGCTGACAGAATGTATCAAAAACGACGGGAATTTTGTATTCCTAAAGGTAAATGGAAAGAAGAGCTTAGAGTGGTTATTGAGGAGAAATTAAAGCTCACTTGGTCACCTGAACAAATTCAAGGAAGGCTGGGTATCATCAGCTTCAAAACCATCTATCGTTGGATGAATCAAAGACGATTCTCTGTCGATCATCAGGTCTTCCGTCAAAAAGGAAAAAGGCAAAAACCCCGGGAAACGAGAGGTCGATTCAATATTGGTACGTCGATAAAGGAGCGTCCAAAAGATGTGAAGGACCGAAAATCGGCAGGCCATTGGGAACTAGATACAGTAGTATCAAGCCGTGGAAAAAGTAAAGGATGCTTCGGAACGTTTGCCGAACGCAAAACGCGTTTCTTTCTCGCAGTTAAAATGAACGATCGAAGTGCACGCTCTATGAAGGAAGCTATCTCACAAGTGGCAGCTTCTATGCCTAAGGAAATATTTAAGACAGCGACCACAGATCGAGGGAAAGAATTTGCTTGTTATCAAGAAATCGAAAATGAAATGGATATCTCGGTTTACTTTGCCGATCCGTATGCCCCATGGCAGCGAGGAACCAATGAAAACAGTAACGGGCTGCTTCGGGAGTTCTTCCCAAAGAAAACAGACTTAGCCTCTGTTTCAGAAGATGAAATCCACCAAGCACTATACCTAATTAATCATCGCCCGCGAAAAATATTAGGATGGAAAACTCCTTACGAGGCTTTCCAGGAGGAACTGTCGCATTTAGATTGA
- a CDS encoding Na(+)/H(+) antiporter subunit F1, translated as MSVLQDNLADIIQIVSIISLIALSVSILLLIIRVMKGPTNADRAVALDAIGVNIMAFAALLAIILITPNFNDIVLLIGILLFIGTVAIAIYLEKGDLIDTEND; from the coding sequence ATGAGTGTCCTGCAAGATAATTTAGCTGACATCATCCAAATCGTATCCATCATTAGTTTGATTGCATTGAGTGTTTCCATCCTCTTGCTGATCATCCGGGTGATGAAGGGACCGACGAATGCTGACCGTGCAGTTGCATTGGATGCCATTGGTGTCAATATCATGGCGTTTGCCGCCTTGCTTGCCATCATCCTGATCACACCGAACTTCAATGATATCGTGCTGTTGATCGGTATCCTCTTATTCATTGGTACAGTGGCAATTGCAATCTATTTGGAAAAGGGTGATTTGATTGATACAGAAAATGATTGA